A window of Marinobacter salarius contains these coding sequences:
- a CDS encoding DUF2931 family protein: MRNNTTVRAAFSILLLFLVTACSSEPREYDFAVSVAGGPEGWPVWIEDITFDQYWSVPAGGIEHGFDQRPPQGGVAMISPKSAPSIVHARWFSYRTQMFHEVTFSLPDDLDEKLRQWYQDYPLDDYSHTLIVGFSGKGEALAWWEAFCSTCDNDRSHDFSTPLIENVQAEVVEGNPSGYRLQTEELIDEGSMPAP, translated from the coding sequence GTGCGCAATAACACCACTGTAAGGGCCGCCTTTTCAATACTGCTGCTGTTCTTGGTAACAGCCTGCTCTTCGGAACCTCGCGAGTACGACTTTGCCGTATCCGTTGCGGGTGGGCCCGAAGGGTGGCCGGTCTGGATTGAAGACATCACTTTTGATCAATACTGGAGCGTGCCTGCAGGGGGCATTGAGCATGGCTTTGACCAACGCCCGCCTCAGGGAGGCGTGGCGATGATAAGCCCTAAAAGCGCACCCAGCATCGTTCATGCCCGTTGGTTCTCCTACCGCACCCAGATGTTCCATGAAGTTACCTTCTCACTCCCCGATGACCTCGACGAGAAGTTACGCCAGTGGTACCAGGACTACCCGCTTGACGACTACAGTCATACGCTGATCGTTGGATTCTCCGGAAAGGGTGAGGCGCTGGCCTGGTGGGAAGCATTCTGCTCCACCTGCGACAATGACCGAAGCCACGATTTCAGCACGCCTCTAATCGAAAACGTCCAGGCCGAAGTAGTCGAAGGAAACCCAAGCGGCTATCGATTGCAAACCGAGGAATTGATCGATGAGGGAAGCATGCCCGCCCCCTGA
- a CDS encoding type VI secretion system PAAR protein codes for MSGKKVVLVGDLGTDHQGFPPTPVISGSPNVLIDGKPVARVSDQLTPHSKPKHPPHPRTIASGSSTVFINGLPVATTGGAISCGGVTIGSSSAVVGDTHTPVSFSGLSRTNPHPSRVSAESISTRNRNTGSPAPSGTQLRSGTSSYSGGGGASGANSSLAIKAIDESSKTLRLGVFFDGTGNHRGNDQILTNRDVTNVTKLHDLYRERANVRRIYVRGPGTIDGKRTPDGFEAPEDLMGLGLGIGPEGGHDRIEFAITRMRDEINVGDYDEVIFDVFGFSRGAALARHFVNLIGEQPETVQLPQFNGASLSAPMLGFKPVPAFPSGLKVRVNFVGLFDTVGSFYMPGNDVNLDFNLNLSSGSANRVVQLTAYHEIRKNFPLSSIMDANGNGPSHFTEIAVPGAHSDVGGGYENPDQGFENIEKIVLGIHSGLADGGHTQRTALPQLEAQYARPGRTVVAVPQPNGDIHVQERRRTRKELAIHHLHRMYDLAKQSDVPFRQMNTNDKDYQIPQDLRDALATWQANEGSLAVARDYLGGYIHTSHSIYELGLGPEPSGKRTVFYNRPAQAITPVKEGVARAQ; via the coding sequence ATGAGCGGCAAGAAAGTCGTCCTGGTCGGAGACCTCGGTACGGATCACCAAGGTTTCCCACCCACCCCGGTAATCAGCGGTTCCCCCAATGTACTAATCGACGGCAAGCCAGTTGCCCGGGTAAGTGACCAACTCACCCCCCATTCCAAGCCCAAACATCCACCCCACCCACGCACCATTGCTTCCGGTTCAAGCACGGTTTTCATTAATGGCTTACCAGTGGCCACTACCGGTGGTGCGATTTCGTGTGGTGGGGTTACCATTGGCAGTAGTAGCGCGGTGGTTGGCGATACCCATACACCGGTATCTTTCTCTGGTCTTTCACGGACGAATCCTCACCCTAGCCGTGTAAGCGCAGAATCCATTTCAACTCGAAACCGCAACACGGGCTCACCGGCCCCTTCGGGAACGCAACTGCGCAGTGGCACATCCAGCTACAGCGGCGGAGGTGGGGCTTCAGGCGCAAACTCCTCTCTAGCCATCAAGGCTATTGACGAGTCCAGCAAGACCCTGCGCCTGGGCGTGTTCTTCGATGGCACCGGCAACCACAGGGGCAATGACCAGATCCTGACGAATCGCGATGTGACAAATGTGACAAAGCTGCATGACTTATATCGGGAGAGGGCCAATGTGCGGCGAATCTATGTTCGTGGCCCTGGCACCATCGACGGTAAGCGCACTCCTGATGGCTTTGAGGCTCCGGAGGACCTGATGGGGCTGGGCTTGGGCATAGGTCCTGAGGGCGGACATGACAGGATAGAATTTGCGATTACAAGGATGCGAGATGAGATCAATGTTGGGGACTACGACGAAGTGATCTTCGATGTCTTTGGCTTCAGCCGTGGCGCGGCCCTGGCCCGGCATTTTGTCAATCTAATCGGCGAGCAGCCGGAAACTGTCCAGCTTCCCCAATTCAATGGTGCCTCGCTGTCTGCTCCGATGCTGGGGTTCAAGCCGGTGCCCGCTTTCCCATCTGGTTTGAAGGTGCGGGTAAATTTCGTGGGCCTGTTTGACACCGTGGGTAGTTTCTACATGCCGGGAAACGACGTCAATCTGGACTTCAACCTTAACCTATCTTCAGGCAGTGCCAATAGAGTGGTGCAACTTACCGCCTACCATGAGATCCGCAAGAACTTCCCTTTGAGCAGTATTATGGATGCCAACGGCAATGGCCCATCACACTTTACGGAAATCGCCGTGCCCGGAGCTCACTCCGATGTGGGGGGCGGTTACGAGAATCCGGACCAAGGCTTCGAGAACATTGAGAAGATTGTTCTGGGCATCCACTCCGGCCTCGCCGACGGAGGCCACACCCAACGCACAGCCCTTCCGCAACTTGAAGCGCAGTACGCGCGGCCAGGCCGGACCGTGGTGGCGGTTCCTCAACCGAACGGCGATATCCATGTACAGGAGCGCCGACGCACTCGCAAGGAACTGGCGATCCATCACCTGCACAGAATGTACGATCTCGCAAAACAGAGCGACGTGCCGTTCAGGCAAATGAACACGAATGACAAGGACTACCAAATCCCCCAGGACTTGCGGGATGCTCTGGCCACTTGGCAAGCAAACGAGGGATCGCTGGCGGTGGCAAGGGATTATCTGGGAGGATACATCCATACCTCCCATAGCATCTACGAGCTTGGGCTGGGCCCGGAACCCTCCGGTAAGCGGACGGTGTTTTACAACAGGCCAGCTCAAGCCATAACTCCGGTCAAGGAAGGAGTTGCGCGTGCGCAATAA
- a CDS encoding ATP-binding protein codes for MFKVNVSPDMNMYSLLISQGYDPTYALCEFLDNSIHAFQEYSDLDVLEIDIDFFSSSYHIKSKRNSIVITDRGPGIKKEVLKKALQPANKPSKSGLSEFGIGMKSAAVWFSNEWVLTTYPKCEGIRLSADFNLEKLLSEGRSVLEVTEKSSDSSNHGTIIELKGLRNRINEDKYEAICRGIGDIYQKFISRDENTVNINSSFDGKKTTIKRKYKGFETLKAPAFVKRKNQIFTTGDEKEWTVDVNTEFQGKPVKGFIHLMNSGGYKKNPGLVLFRHNRVIVGTTEKHYKPDGLYGTSNKAAGMRLQGELHLDEHPVSYTKDRFSFDDEDFGEHLAKDVSGLKDLLNQAENYRAKGAPSLEKVGVGIPDQKENHEKNSETDQPEPSEESTDSSTQEDDKSQGGNDENQYSTKPENEDDGFAIDKSETKIPFSEKIESALKKSKAKKPYRLYRSLCVISLVNHPILMYVGAWSFFEILARKCGNSGDDFTAFFSQQAQRWGFSKEDKKTFNVRLKHVSENGNIVKHHHDSMQVSAIQLANDFEVLEPLIVAALEHIGKSD; via the coding sequence ATGTTTAAAGTAAATGTTTCACCCGATATGAATATGTATAGCTTGCTGATAAGTCAAGGATATGATCCAACTTATGCGCTCTGTGAGTTTTTGGACAATTCAATACACGCCTTCCAAGAATACTCAGATCTTGATGTTCTTGAGATTGACATTGATTTCTTTTCCTCCAGCTATCATATTAAAAGTAAACGTAACTCTATCGTTATTACCGATAGAGGGCCAGGAATAAAAAAAGAGGTTTTAAAAAAAGCTCTTCAGCCGGCAAACAAACCTTCAAAATCTGGTCTCAGTGAATTCGGCATTGGGATGAAGTCAGCTGCAGTTTGGTTTTCCAATGAGTGGGTTCTGACCACTTACCCCAAATGCGAAGGGATAAGATTAAGTGCTGACTTTAACCTTGAAAAGCTGCTTTCTGAGGGTAGGTCAGTGCTCGAAGTGACTGAAAAATCAAGTGACTCATCAAACCATGGAACGATAATCGAGCTAAAAGGCCTGCGAAATAGAATCAATGAAGATAAGTATGAGGCTATTTGTCGAGGAATTGGTGATATATATCAAAAATTCATAAGTAGAGACGAAAATACAGTTAATATAAACTCTTCATTCGACGGAAAAAAGACTACAATTAAAAGAAAATATAAGGGTTTTGAAACCCTAAAGGCTCCAGCCTTTGTAAAGCGAAAAAATCAGATTTTTACAACCGGCGATGAGAAAGAGTGGACAGTTGATGTAAACACCGAATTTCAAGGGAAGCCAGTGAAAGGTTTTATCCACCTAATGAATTCTGGGGGATACAAAAAGAATCCTGGGCTAGTCTTGTTCAGACATAACAGGGTGATAGTGGGAACGACAGAGAAGCATTATAAGCCGGATGGTCTATACGGCACTTCAAATAAAGCTGCCGGAATGAGGCTTCAAGGGGAATTGCACCTTGATGAGCATCCAGTTAGCTATACGAAAGACAGGTTTTCTTTTGATGATGAAGATTTCGGCGAGCACCTAGCAAAAGATGTAAGTGGCCTAAAGGATTTGCTAAATCAGGCTGAAAACTATCGTGCAAAAGGCGCTCCGTCACTTGAGAAGGTAGGTGTTGGTATACCTGACCAGAAAGAAAATCACGAGAAGAATTCTGAAACTGACCAGCCTGAACCTTCCGAAGAGTCTACGGATTCATCCACTCAAGAAGATGATAAAAGCCAAGGTGGTAATGACGAGAATCAATACTCTACGAAACCCGAGAACGAAGATGATGGGTTTGCCATCGACAAGTCGGAAACTAAGATACCATTTTCAGAAAAAATTGAATCTGCACTAAAGAAAAGTAAAGCTAAAAAGCCGTACCGCCTCTATAGATCATTGTGCGTCATTTCTTTGGTAAATCACCCAATTCTTATGTACGTTGGAGCTTGGTCGTTTTTTGAAATTCTTGCGAGGAAATGCGGAAATAGCGGTGATGACTTTACAGCGTTTTTTTCTCAACAGGCTCAACGTTGGGGGTTTTCAAAAGAAGATAAGAAAACATTTAATGTCCGATTGAAACACGTATCTGAAAATGGAAACATTGTAAAGCATCATCACGACAGTATGCAGGTTTCAGCGATTCAGCTTGCCAATGATTTTGAGGTGTTGGAACCGTTAATTGTTGCGGCATTGGAGCATATAGGGAAATCAGATTAA
- a CDS encoding transporter substrate-binding domain-containing protein has product MRVGLLIILAFWCLPVSSQTLEIMGSDEGFLPFYYGDTLNKGILVEVINEFSLESGITASFRPMPRKRQAWALEKGQANAVFANPLWMPLPSRMHVVGPVLTWRDRLFAQPGRQPASFDDLDGSICLRKWFVYSDQLERRIGTNLARHDSYNAQQMLGMFLNKRCDYAVMNEMEFRFLAKLVEVDPDFYSTELIDAEWPVYLGILKTEAALIEAAEAFFATHTVDAEAMLPKLPPPDRHISIQPDK; this is encoded by the coding sequence ATGAGAGTAGGCTTGCTGATCATCCTGGCATTCTGGTGCCTTCCAGTTTCTTCCCAAACGCTCGAGATTATGGGGTCGGACGAGGGTTTTCTGCCGTTTTATTACGGTGACACCCTTAACAAGGGCATTCTGGTTGAGGTGATCAATGAGTTCAGCCTGGAGTCCGGTATTACAGCCAGTTTTCGCCCGATGCCGCGCAAGCGCCAGGCCTGGGCCCTGGAAAAAGGACAAGCCAACGCGGTTTTTGCCAACCCGTTGTGGATGCCGCTACCAAGCCGGATGCACGTCGTCGGACCGGTGTTAACCTGGCGTGATCGTCTGTTCGCACAACCTGGCCGACAACCGGCCTCCTTCGATGATCTTGACGGCAGCATCTGTCTGCGCAAATGGTTTGTCTACAGTGATCAACTTGAGCGGCGGATTGGTACCAACCTGGCCCGCCATGACTCTTATAATGCCCAACAGATGCTGGGCATGTTTCTGAACAAACGCTGCGATTACGCCGTCATGAACGAAATGGAGTTCCGGTTTCTGGCAAAGTTGGTGGAAGTCGATCCGGATTTTTACAGCACGGAACTGATCGACGCGGAATGGCCGGTCTATCTTGGTATCCTCAAAACCGAGGCGGCTCTGATTGAAGCGGCGGAAGCCTTTTTCGCTACCCACACGGTTGATGCGGAAGCCATGCTACCCAAACTGCCGCCGCCGGACCGACACATCTCGATTCAGCCGGACAAGTAA
- a CDS encoding GrpB family protein — translation MDETESLNRAIHEDVELFPYNPNWPAMFQGERDRLLHLFPGDFLAIEHIGSTAVPGLSAKPIIDILAGVDSMSGADELMEPLCQAKYATSMEFNASLVDRRWLMRWSEGRRTHHLHLMVVGSPEWERRLAFRNILRANTELAQRYEKNKQLWAAEFRLDREAYTAAKADFIREALNHCNPASGHKIR, via the coding sequence ATGGATGAAACGGAGTCCCTAAACAGAGCGATTCACGAAGACGTTGAGCTCTTCCCCTACAACCCCAACTGGCCAGCAATGTTCCAGGGTGAGCGGGACCGGCTCCTTCATTTGTTTCCAGGCGACTTTCTGGCGATCGAGCATATCGGCAGCACCGCAGTACCGGGCCTTTCGGCCAAGCCGATCATCGATATCCTGGCGGGAGTAGACTCCATGTCAGGGGCCGACGAATTAATGGAACCGTTGTGCCAGGCGAAATATGCAACCTCAATGGAATTCAATGCCTCGTTAGTTGATCGGCGTTGGCTGATGCGATGGTCCGAGGGGCGCAGGACACATCACCTGCACCTCATGGTGGTCGGTAGTCCGGAATGGGAGCGACGGCTGGCATTTCGCAACATACTTCGTGCCAATACCGAACTGGCACAACGGTATGAGAAGAATAAGCAGTTGTGGGCGGCGGAATTCCGGTTGGACAGAGAGGCCTATACTGCGGCTAAAGCAGATTTCATTCGGGAGGCATTGAACCACTGCAACCCAGCTTCAGGACACAAGATTAGATGA
- a CDS encoding adenosylcobalamin-dependent ribonucleoside-diphosphate reductase — protein MNAKAQAVVTTIPMQEASLDIWNSKYQLKTKTGEPVDKDIEATYERVATALAEVENKANRAKHKKEFVWALRHGAIPAGRITSNAGAEAHKPATSTINCTVSGSVQDSMNDILEKNHEAGLTLKAGCGIGYEFSTLRPRGAYVAGAGATTSGPLSFMDIFDRMCFTVSSAGGRRGAQMATFDVHHPDVIDFIQAKREDGRLRQFNLSLLITEDFIEAVRNGDDWHLSFPVTEKEVEDEGLDLSDTTQFVYRDFPIQKGYVVNGEGKVACRIYRTLKAQFIWDTIMTSTYDYAEPGFILIDKVNQMNNNWFCEDIRATNPCGEQPLPPYGSCLLGSVNLTMFVDYPFTDKASFNYEKYRKVVGIFTRMLDNVVEINGLPLEEQRHEITYKRRHGMGILGLGSTLAMLRMPYGSSESVQFTEEVVREMAVEGWRQSLALAEEKGPAPIMDDEFEVTPKMLTKCPQLSQDGYKLGDKLKGKVLHAKYSKYMQQIAGVEPELIEQLAEKGGRFTHHTSIAPTGTISLSLANNASNGIEPSFSHHYARNIIREGRKTKEKVDVFSFELLAYRHLVNPGAMPFSEEEDKRLPHYFTTSEDVTPAQHVDIQAAAQLWVDSSISKTANVPQDFAYPDFKDIYMYAYDKGLKGCTTFRFNPEAFQGVLVQEKDLENTLYEFTLDDGSKVTLKGNEQVEYDGELHNAANLFDALKEGTYGKY, from the coding sequence ATGAACGCTAAAGCACAGGCAGTGGTAACGACAATCCCGATGCAGGAAGCTTCGCTGGACATCTGGAACAGCAAGTACCAACTGAAAACCAAGACCGGCGAACCCGTCGATAAGGACATCGAAGCAACCTACGAGCGTGTTGCCACTGCCCTTGCCGAAGTGGAAAACAAAGCCAACCGCGCCAAGCACAAGAAAGAATTCGTCTGGGCCCTGCGCCACGGTGCCATCCCCGCTGGCCGCATTACCTCCAACGCCGGTGCGGAAGCCCACAAACCAGCCACGTCCACCATCAACTGCACCGTGTCTGGCTCCGTTCAGGACTCCATGAACGACATCCTGGAAAAAAACCACGAAGCCGGCCTCACCCTCAAAGCCGGTTGTGGTATTGGTTATGAATTCTCCACCCTGCGCCCCCGCGGTGCCTACGTTGCCGGTGCGGGTGCCACCACCTCCGGCCCGCTGTCGTTCATGGATATCTTCGACCGCATGTGCTTCACCGTGTCTTCTGCCGGTGGCCGCCGTGGCGCGCAGATGGCCACCTTCGACGTACACCACCCGGACGTCATCGACTTCATCCAGGCCAAGCGTGAAGACGGCCGCCTGCGCCAGTTCAACCTGTCGCTGCTGATCACCGAAGACTTCATCGAAGCCGTGCGCAACGGCGACGACTGGCACCTGTCGTTCCCCGTCACCGAGAAAGAAGTGGAAGACGAAGGCCTGGACCTGTCCGACACCACTCAGTTCGTGTACCGCGACTTCCCGATCCAGAAAGGCTATGTGGTCAATGGCGAAGGCAAGGTAGCGTGCCGCATCTACCGCACCCTGAAAGCCCAGTTCATCTGGGACACCATCATGACCAGCACCTACGACTACGCCGAGCCAGGGTTCATCCTGATCGACAAGGTCAACCAGATGAACAACAACTGGTTCTGCGAAGACATCCGCGCCACCAACCCCTGTGGCGAACAGCCCCTGCCCCCGTACGGCAGCTGCCTGCTGGGCTCTGTGAACCTGACCATGTTCGTGGACTACCCGTTCACCGACAAGGCCAGCTTCAACTATGAGAAGTACCGCAAAGTCGTGGGCATCTTTACCCGCATGCTGGACAACGTAGTGGAAATCAACGGCCTGCCGCTGGAAGAGCAGCGCCACGAAATTACCTACAAGCGCCGCCACGGCATGGGCATTCTCGGCCTGGGCTCCACCCTCGCCATGCTGCGTATGCCTTACGGCTCGTCCGAATCCGTGCAGTTTACCGAAGAAGTCGTACGTGAAATGGCCGTGGAAGGCTGGCGCCAGTCCCTGGCCCTGGCCGAAGAGAAAGGCCCGGCGCCGATCATGGATGACGAGTTTGAAGTCACCCCCAAGATGCTGACCAAGTGCCCGCAGCTGTCCCAGGACGGCTACAAGCTGGGCGACAAGCTCAAGGGCAAGGTACTGCACGCCAAGTACAGCAAGTACATGCAGCAGATCGCCGGCGTAGAGCCCGAGCTGATCGAGCAGCTGGCCGAGAAAGGTGGCCGCTTCACGCACCACACCTCCATCGCGCCCACCGGCACCATCAGCCTGTCATTGGCCAACAACGCCAGTAACGGCATCGAGCCGAGCTTCTCGCACCACTACGCGCGCAACATCATCCGCGAAGGGCGCAAGACCAAGGAAAAAGTCGACGTATTCTCCTTCGAACTGCTGGCCTATCGCCACCTGGTTAACCCCGGTGCCATGCCCTTCTCCGAAGAAGAAGACAAGCGCCTGCCCCACTACTTCACCACGTCTGAAGACGTGACGCCGGCGCAGCACGTGGACATCCAGGCCGCGGCCCAACTGTGGGTGGACTCGTCCATCTCCAAAACCGCCAACGTGCCCCAGGACTTCGCGTATCCGGACTTCAAAGACATCTACATGTACGCCTATGACAAAGGCCTGAAGGGTTGCACCACCTTCCGCTTTAACCCGGAAGCCTTCCAGGGCGTGCTGGTTCAGGAGAAAGACCTGGAAAACACACTGTACGAATTCACCCTGGACGACGGCAGCAAGGTGACCCTCAAGGGCAACGAACAGGTGGAGTACGACGGCGAGCTCCATAACGCCGCCAACCTGTTTGATGCGCTTAAAGAAGGCACCTACGGCAAATACTGA
- a CDS encoding DUF6160 family protein: protein MKGLKRTLLALGVAGLPAAAMADIVMLEDSAMGNITGQAGVSIELETKINMDRFIYTDEGSLTISDISIGGAERTDFFGFNGLGGPDSNDLLDNIRIDIDVLADGDAAINIRPQFFNAIDFRVTSGAWELWGQGGQNTALMDNLFIEGVLGRGSIHIDTDTDVMRLRSAFAIEVMDFDVPFAAVGIRGLSLTGADYDQTFPSVLDLFAEVDLYIYNGQRADGGSSLAIDMPSFAADIGMQEVIVGQASIGQIFIDDLAITNTQMRVYGH, encoded by the coding sequence ATGAAAGGCCTGAAACGAACACTGCTTGCGCTGGGCGTCGCAGGGTTGCCTGCTGCCGCAATGGCAGACATTGTGATGCTGGAGGACAGCGCAATGGGAAACATTACCGGCCAGGCCGGTGTGTCCATTGAGCTGGAAACCAAGATCAATATGGACCGCTTTATCTATACCGATGAAGGGTCGCTGACGATCAGCGATATCAGCATCGGCGGTGCGGAACGGACAGACTTCTTTGGTTTCAATGGCCTGGGTGGGCCAGATTCCAATGATCTGCTGGACAACATCCGTATCGATATTGATGTGCTCGCCGACGGCGATGCGGCCATCAATATCCGCCCGCAATTCTTCAATGCTATTGATTTCCGTGTGACCTCCGGTGCGTGGGAATTGTGGGGGCAGGGCGGCCAGAACACGGCGCTGATGGACAACCTGTTCATTGAAGGTGTGTTGGGGCGTGGCTCTATTCACATTGATACAGACACCGACGTCATGCGGCTACGTTCTGCGTTTGCCATTGAGGTGATGGATTTCGATGTGCCGTTTGCGGCCGTGGGCATTCGTGGCCTTTCATTGACCGGTGCGGACTACGATCAGACCTTCCCGAGCGTGTTGGACCTGTTCGCGGAAGTGGACCTGTACATCTACAACGGCCAGCGTGCAGACGGTGGTTCCTCCCTGGCGATCGATATGCCCAGCTTTGCGGCGGACATCGGAATGCAGGAGGTGATTGTGGGGCAGGCCTCGATCGGCCAGATCTTTATTGATGACCTGGCGATCACCAATACCCAGATGCGGGTGTACGGTCACTAG
- a CDS encoding TfoX/Sxy family protein: MSEFVENLNDVFFQFGPVSVRRMFGGYGVYHDGLMFGLVADDVLYLKVDGESMGRFTELDLEPFEYEKNGAKIKMSYYMVPESIFEDSEEAKEWAELAFNAALRARKPAARTKANKK; the protein is encoded by the coding sequence ATGAGCGAATTCGTCGAAAACCTCAACGATGTATTTTTCCAATTCGGCCCGGTTTCCGTTCGGCGTATGTTCGGTGGCTATGGTGTGTACCACGATGGCCTAATGTTTGGCCTTGTTGCAGATGATGTTCTGTATCTGAAGGTCGATGGGGAATCGATGGGGCGGTTTACAGAACTGGATTTGGAGCCGTTCGAATACGAGAAAAATGGCGCTAAGATTAAGATGTCTTACTACATGGTACCGGAGAGCATTTTCGAGGATTCTGAAGAGGCAAAAGAATGGGCAGAGCTGGCATTCAATGCGGCGCTCCGGGCCAGGAAACCAGCAGCGAGAACCAAGGCAAACAAGAAATGA
- a CDS encoding DNA (cytosine-5-)-methyltransferase — protein MKTATTEKGIRFIDLFAGLGGFHVGVSQLGHRCVFASELDEGLRDIYAKNFCLAPEGDIRRIDERLVPDHELICAGFPCQPFSRAGKKKGAKCPSSGRLVDEIFRIAEAKQPKYIMLENVPDVISIEEGKFWEYLVGGLARMGYEVDYKVYTPREFGIPQKRKRIFIVACKSGLQHFKWPAPEMGERSLRSIALKSNDQHNAISKEKEFALSCWQDFISQTSEFTSLPILASEFGATYPYNKKIKTVKEMSAYKGAFGVSLQDCKTWASVQEKLPKHSRNENGKASPRVAEAIQYSREIYNRHSVFLELWKNDLKGFPSSWTKFEWQGDREQANIWKHIIQFRASGIRIIKPDCAPSLIAMSTTQTPILGEERRYMSIKEAAALQSLDMLDFFPDNNSKAFKALGNAVNALIVKEIAKELIH, from the coding sequence ATGAAAACGGCTACAACCGAGAAAGGAATTCGTTTCATTGATTTGTTCGCGGGACTAGGTGGCTTTCATGTGGGGGTTTCGCAGCTCGGGCATCGGTGCGTTTTCGCTTCCGAATTAGATGAAGGGTTGCGTGATATATACGCCAAGAACTTTTGCCTCGCACCTGAGGGGGACATCAGGCGTATTGATGAGAGGCTAGTACCAGACCATGAATTGATCTGCGCTGGATTTCCATGCCAACCGTTTTCTAGAGCGGGGAAGAAAAAGGGCGCAAAATGCCCTTCTTCAGGACGGCTGGTTGACGAGATATTCCGAATCGCCGAAGCTAAACAGCCAAAGTACATAATGCTTGAAAACGTCCCGGATGTTATTTCCATTGAGGAGGGTAAGTTCTGGGAATACTTGGTCGGGGGGTTGGCGAGAATGGGGTACGAAGTTGACTACAAAGTATATACTCCCAGGGAGTTCGGGATCCCTCAAAAAAGAAAGAGAATTTTCATTGTTGCATGCAAGAGTGGTTTGCAGCATTTCAAATGGCCTGCGCCCGAAATGGGAGAAAGAAGCCTTAGGTCAATAGCCCTCAAATCCAATGATCAGCATAACGCTATAAGCAAGGAAAAGGAGTTTGCGCTGAGTTGTTGGCAGGATTTTATATCTCAAACGTCTGAATTTACTTCTCTTCCTATCCTTGCGTCCGAGTTCGGTGCGACATACCCTTACAACAAAAAAATCAAAACCGTCAAAGAGATGAGCGCATATAAGGGCGCTTTCGGTGTCTCTTTACAGGATTGCAAAACTTGGGCTTCAGTCCAAGAGAAACTTCCAAAGCATTCACGAAATGAAAATGGGAAAGCCTCACCGAGAGTTGCTGAAGCAATACAATACTCTAGAGAAATTTACAACAGGCATAGCGTTTTCTTAGAATTATGGAAAAATGACCTTAAGGGGTTTCCTTCAAGCTGGACCAAATTTGAATGGCAGGGGGATAGAGAGCAAGCGAATATTTGGAAGCACATAATTCAATTTAGGGCATCAGGTATAAGGATTATAAAGCCAGACTGCGCCCCATCTTTGATTGCCATGTCTACAACCCAAACTCCAATCTTAGGTGAAGAAAGAAGATACATGAGCATTAAAGAGGCGGCAGCATTGCAGTCATTGGATATGCTTGATTTTTTTCCTGACAACAATAGCAAGGCTTTTAAGGCTCTTGGGAATGCAGTTAACGCCCTAATAGTCAAAGAAATCGCAAAAGAACTAATACACTAG
- a CDS encoding NrdJb, translating to MTVKISNKIVGYRVKKADPEAAQPAAQPENKPVEMNEYIERPDFLLGTTYKIKPPVAEHAMYITINDILLNEGTDHESRQPYEVFINSKSMEHFQWVIALTRVVSAVFRKGGDVTFLVEELRSVYDPNGGYFKKGGVFMPSLVAEIGAVIEKHLKAIGLIESEEMSEVTKRILAEKRAEFEASHTTATNDDKAGDYPPNATMCGKCSTKAVIVMDGCATCLSCGDSKCG from the coding sequence ATGACCGTTAAAATCAGCAACAAAATCGTCGGCTACCGCGTAAAGAAAGCCGACCCCGAAGCAGCACAGCCAGCCGCGCAGCCGGAAAACAAACCGGTTGAGATGAACGAATACATCGAACGGCCGGACTTCCTGCTGGGCACCACCTACAAGATCAAGCCGCCGGTGGCCGAGCACGCGATGTACATCACCATTAATGACATCCTGCTCAACGAAGGCACCGACCACGAAAGCCGGCAGCCGTACGAAGTGTTCATCAACTCCAAGTCGATGGAACACTTCCAGTGGGTAATCGCCCTCACCCGCGTTGTCTCCGCCGTGTTCCGCAAAGGCGGCGACGTGACCTTCCTGGTGGAAGAGCTGCGCAGCGTGTACGACCCCAACGGTGGCTACTTCAAGAAAGGCGGCGTGTTCATGCCCTCTCTCGTCGCCGAAATCGGCGCCGTGATCGAGAAGCACCTCAAGGCCATCGGCCTGATTGAAAGCGAGGAAATGAGCGAAGTCACCAAACGCATCCTCGCCGAAAAACGCGCCGAATTCGAAGCCAGCCACACTACGGCTACGAACGACGACAAAGCCGGCGACTACCCACCCAACGCCACCATGTGCGGCAAGTGCAGCACCAAGGCGGTGATCGTGATGGATGGGTGTGCGACTTGCCTGTCTTGTGGCGATAGTAAGTGCGGTTGA